A genomic window from Nicotiana sylvestris chromosome 11, ASM39365v2, whole genome shotgun sequence includes:
- the LOC138881365 gene encoding uncharacterized protein, with protein MAVITRSGRGGDRNTSNQNEIVSDEVEVQDDDVPIVDEHVSEVNLNVEVRIYINDNEVETQDDVNPSREHVIDIPKTSLSINVPLVEALEQMPGYAKFMKDLVNKKRSTDCETIKKTHQALCDLGASINLMPYSVFKTLGIGQPRATSMRWQIVDITIKRPLGIIDDVLFRVDKFILLVDFVILDCEVNYKVPIILGRPFLATRKALVDMEAGELTFQVGHEKVVFHVCKSRKQRNSTEVCTFVDLVTKVIVDDTSTIINVEDPLEAVDATLEVLQRRKKAIGWTLADTRGISPAFCMHKIILEDDAKTSVEHQRRLNAVVQEAVKIEVIKWLDAGVAYPISDSSWTSPVQCVPKKGGMTVVTNEQNELITTRIVTGWRNLDKVLARCEETNLVLNWENATLWSRRAFSSAIRSQSTQLWIRKKVIVHTDHEALRYLMTKKDSKAQLMRWVLLLQEFDLEIVDQKGCENQMADQFSRLEEEGRPCDGLEINDSFPDEQLLSVSMNNMPWFADVANFLVTGIVPCELSSNQRKKLKWDSLDYYWDEPYFHHGGARTASKVLSCGFYWPTLYKDEDELVKRCDECQRAGGISKKDEMPLTTILEVYIFDMWGIDFMGPFVSSCVNTYILVAIDYVSKWVEAVALPNNESRSVVNFLKKSIFTRFGTPRAIISDGGSHFSNKAFDTLLAKTNSSKKLDDALWAYRTTYKTLIGMSPYRSVFGKACHLPIEFDHKAVWALRKLNLEWDVAANLRVEQLNELDEFRFHAYSSSSLYKDKMKYLHDKYSSGNEFKVADLVLLFNSRLRLFSGKLKSKWSRPFEVVLVTPFGALHLKNKNGEINRVNRHRVKHYLGKFDDSHVVAMIHLK; from the exons ATGGCGGTGATTACTAGAAGCGGTCGAGGTGGTGATAGGAATACCTCCAACCAAAATGAAATTGTGAGTGATGAGGTTGAAGTACAAGATGATGATGTTCCTATAGTTGATGAGCATGTGAGTGAAGTGAATTTGAATGTGGAAGTGAGAATTTATATTAATGATAATGAGGTGGAGACTCAAgatgatgtgaacccatctagggaacacgtaatagataTACCGAAAACG agcttatcaatcaatgttcctttggtggaagctcttgagcaaatgccgggttacgccaagttcatgaaagacttggtgaatAAAAAGAGATCCacggattgtgagaccatcaaaaagactcatcaa gcattatgcgatttgggagcaagtatcaatttgatgccttactccgtgttcaaaactttgggtattggtcaaccaAGGGCTACTTCAATGAGGTGGCAAATAGTAGATATAACAATAAAGAGGCCGCTTGGTATTATCGATGATGTTCTTTTTCGGGTGGACAAGTTTATTCTACTTGttgactttgtgattttggactgcGAGGTCAATTATAAGGTtccgatcatattgggaagacctttccttgcaactaggaaggcattggttgatatggaagcaggggagctcaccttccaggtgggtcatgaaaaagtggtctttcatgtgtgcaaatcaaggAAGCAACGAAATAGTACTGAAGTGTGCACTTTTGTAGATCTTGTCACGaaagtgatagttgatgatactagtacaataatcaatgtggaggatcctctagaagcg gtagatgcaACACTAGAGGTGCTCCAAAGAagaaagaaggcaattggatggactctagctgatactcggggaataagccccgccttttgcatgcacaagattatacttgaagatgatgccaagacctccgtggaacatcaaaggaggttgaatgcgGTTGTGCAAGAGGCTGTCAAAatagaggtgatcaagtggttggatgcaggGGTTGCGTACCCCATCtcggatagttcttggacttcgccggtgcaatgtgtgccaaagaagggtggtatgactgtggttaccaatgagcaaaatgagttgattactactaggattgtcaccggatggagg aatcttgacaaGGTGTTGGCTCGGTGTGAAGagaccaatcttgttcttaactgggaaaatgccactttatggtcgaggagggcattctcctcggccataagatctcaaagcacg CAATTGTGGATCAGAAAGAAGGTGATAGTTCATACCGACCATGAAGCACTccgctacttgatgacaaagaaggattccaaagctcagttgatgagatgggttttattgcttcaagagtttgacctcgagATTGTGGATCAGAAAGGGTGTGAAAACCAAATGGCGGACCAGTTTTCCCGCTTGGAGGAAGAGGGGAGGCCCTGTGATGGCctcgaaattaatgattcattccctgatgagcaactcctctCTGTATCTATGAATAACATGCCTTGGTTTGCGGATGTTGCCAACTTTCTTGTGACCGGTATTgttccgtgtgagctctcttctaaccaaaggaagaagcttaaatggGATAGCTTGGACTACTACTGGGATGAGCCCTACTT tcatcatggtggggcaagGACAGCTTCAAAGGTGCTTAgttgtggtttttattggcctacaTTGTACAAAGATGAGGACGagcttgtgaagagatgtgatgaatgtcaaagagcaggtggaatttcaaagaaggatgagatgcctctcaccactattcttgaggtttACATATTTGATAtgtggggtattgacttcatgggacctttCGTGAGTTCTTGTGTTAACACGtacattctggtagccattgattatgtttcaaagtgggttgaggccgtggctttacccaacaatgagtcCCGGAGTGTTGTGAattttctcaagaagagtatttttactcggtttggcactcctagagcaatcATCAGTGATGGAGGGTCTCATTTCTCGaataaggcatttgacactttgcttgcaaa GACCAATTCATCGAAGAAATTagatgatgctttgtgggcttacaGGACTACTTataagactctgattggtatgtctccataccggtcggtgtttgggaaagcttgccatctccCGATTGAGTTCGATCACAAGGCCGTGTGGGCCTTGAgaaagttgaatcttgaatgggatgttgcagcaaatctccgggtggagcaactcaatgagcttgatgagttccgatttcatgcctactccagctcgtccttgtataaggacaagatgaagtacttacatgacaagtaTTCTAGTGGCAATGAGTTCAAAGTGgctgatttggttctcttgttcaactcccggttacgattgttttcgggaaagcttaagtcaaaatggagtagaccttttgaggtggtgcttgtgactccgtttggtgctcttcatttgaaaaacaaaaatggtgagatCAACAGAGTTAACAGACACAGAGTCAAACActatcttggaaagtttgatgacagccacgtggtagcaatgatccatctcaagtga